Within the Sarcophilus harrisii chromosome 2, mSarHar1.11, whole genome shotgun sequence genome, the region gtttttacatgtaattggaaatatatactattaaaaaaaaggataataaatatGGCCGTATCATAAAGGAGTCGACTCCATCCAGCACGCATTGACGGCGCCCAATTCGGGCCAAGAAAGAACCCCTGCCCGCATTAGAGACCGAACGTGGAACGAGACGCCCAGAAATCATTGCGTCTGGGGGAGGAGCCTGCGGGGGACCCGGACACGTGCGGCGAGGTCCCCTCTTCCCAGCGCCGAGGCCGAGGCTCCCACTGTACAAAGGAGCCGAGAGCTGGAGAAGCGGGTGACGTCAGGAGGGAGAGGACGGAAATCGAGGCTCTCTGGGTAGGGGCGGGGCCTCCCAGCGGCCGCTGAGGCCCAGTTTGGGGGCTCAGGAAAGGCGGGCGCTCAGGCTCGGGGAGTAACACGGAGGACCGGAGTCTGGATCTGGAGCCCACGGTGACAGAGGGCCCAGGCAGGCTCGGGAGCGGGAAAGGGGGCAGCCAGACCCCTGCCTTTGTAAAGTTACTGTGTGGTGACACCGGAAGGACAGGAGCAGCTCCCCGAGACCCAGTCTCCCACCCCGGAGGCCCCACTCTAACCCCCCCCGCTCCAGGTTTTGCAGCCCTGCCCCCACTGTCCGGACACAGTCCTCTCCGGACCCGCCCCGTGTCGCCGTGCGTAGTGCGCGCTCGTGCCCGGGGCGACCATGTGGCGCGCACGCGCTGACGTAAGCATCCCCCATTGAGTCCTGGCACCGCTGCGTCAGGGTCTTGCCCCACGAAGCTGCCGGGCCCGGTAAGAGGGGGACGGGAGGCAGGGTCTCTCCTGGACGGCGTCGGGGACCCGTGTGTGGCGGGGGGAGCGATCTGGTGAGGAGGGGGATGGGTGAAGGGGAAATACATCTCCGTGCTTGCCCGGCTGTAGGAGGGGCCACAATAACCAGGATGCACTTGAGGCCGAAGAGCGCATGTGCGGAAGTGACGTTAGCGGACTCACGTTCTCCCGTGATCTTCAAGGCAGGGGAGGGCGGAGCTAGGGAGCCGGGCTGATCACCTGACCCCGGAAGCCTCTCATCGGGTCATCCTAGCCATCCCTCTGCTACCTGTCAAGACCGTAGCATTGTATAACCAGGAGAGCTAGAAGGTAGGTGTATCGGAGGCCTGCCATCCTATAAATGATAAGGCCCAGCAAAGTGAAAGACGTGCGTGGGAAGAACGTGGCGGAACCTGAATTCGAACTCAGGACCTCGGGTTCCAGAGTTAGATTGTGTACCTCAGAGGTCTTTGCAGGCGGGGGGGCAGCTCATCGCCCCGAAACTCCCTGGCAGCGAGTGAATAACAAGTGATACTAAAGATAGAGAGCGTTTCTGTAGGGCCCCGCCAGGTGCTTTCCCCGGACCGTCTCTTTCACCACCCCATTGCACAGATGGGGAAACGGAGGCCGGCGGGCCTGGGGTCGGGGCTCCCCAGCCCCGGCTCCCTGTCCCCGGGCCCACTGCTGACTGTGCTGCTAGTTCTGAGCACCCCAGATGGTCCCCCCCATCGCCGACCCTTTCACAAGAATCAGCCGGGCCAGAGATGAAGAAATGTATTTCCCCCCTTTGTCTGCGCAGGGAGGGCCCCAGAACGTGGCTCCTTGTCTGCCCCATGActtggttttttctcttttgttagcCCAGAAAGTTTGCTCGCTGGGCTGGCCAGGTATATCTGGAAGTGAATGAGATGCCGATCGCATCTTCATTCCCCTACTTCCCGCCAGTTTCCCTTTAAGCTTGGCtcgtcttatttttttcttatttaatttatttattctctggAAATGGAGACACTTATTAGGGAGAAGTTATTCCCCCAGTTGTAGgctcattgttattattattttttaaattgtttgctgaggcagttggggttaagtgacttgcccagggtcacgcagccaggaagtgttaagtgtctgaggccagctttggatgcaggccctcctgactcagggctggtgctctatccactgtgccacccagctgcccctaaaaaattattctgaggacTCCCCAGATTTCACCCAAGAACGGAGTTCTGTggttccccccccaaaaaaaagttaagaaacctCTATCTCTTTGACTCCTTTTACATGTATCACATATCTCTGTTCTCCTTCACTTGCCCCGAAATCGAGCTCTTCCAGGTAACAAATAAAGCGGTTCAGCAAAAACAGTCCCTAAAGTGACTGCTCCAGAATCAGGTCCCTTTGCAATCAGAAAACCAGCTCAGCAAAGATTAGTGGGGAAAGCATGCGGTTCGCTCTGTGTCGGCTGGAACTGCTTCTTCAGTGTTTCCCAGGCTGGCTTTTGGTTCCCTTTTGAATTGACATCCTTGTTTCTCTGAGGAGGGAGATCTTTTTCGAGTGCTTCTGGCGTGTAGTTTGAGTCCCATGAGAACTGGGCCCTAACCATTGGCTTTCCCACCGACCGGTGCGGCCAAAGGCTCTGTTAGCTCTTCTTGGTACACATGAGGTTGGCATGGGCTGAGCGCACCTTCCAGGGCTTCCCGCTGCCCctgttctccctctcttccctttctgattGTCCTGGCTTCCCTTGTAGGACAGAGCTGCCAGCCACCATGGTCCACGCCTTCCTGATCCACACGCAGAGCGTCGCGGCCACGGGGGACGCTGCATTTTGCCGGGTGCTGTACTCTAGAGTCTTTGGGTCCGAGAGGTCGCCGGATGACCCCAGGCCGCACGGTCTAGAGAGGGACAGACTGCTCAGGAAGGAGCAGCTGTTGGCTGTCGCGAGGTAAATGGAAAGCCCAGCTCAGCCCGGAGGGCTCACCTGTGCCACTGCGTTTTTCTGGGTCCCCCCATTTACATCAAGACCCCCTCAATGTTGTGAGAGGAGCACTCCATGCTGATAAGAGCCCTTCGGGTTTGCTCATCCATCCCTTGGCTTCCAGGGACCCTGCAGGCATTGCTGTGCCCACTTTACAGTGGAGGCTGGAAAGGCTGGAAAGCAGCCTTTGTGGGATGAGTGGACCTCTCCGGCAAGCCCGCCAGGGTAGGGCCAGGGCCCCAAACTCTGAGGATCCCAGAGCTTGGTGGCCAGGCTTGGGCAGGGATGGGCCGAGGTCTCCCCCTGCTGGCCTTTCGGAGTCCAGCACAGAAGGGAAGGCCCAGGCCTGTGGGCCACTTGTTGGAGCGTAACAGTGGCCTTGgtgtttatttttgtaataacTGCCCCCTTTTAGCCTTAAAAGAGCCCCCGGGCTCCATTTGATGGATGTGGAGACTGAGTCCTGGGTGCTCCAAGGGACTGGTTCCGAGGTAAAGGGGCAGTAGCGACTCTCGGCCCAAGGTGAGGGGGGCTCGGTCTGACTCACGTCAGAGGAGGCCTGCCCACAGTGGGGTCCCCTGCCGCGGGCCTGAATTCTGTTCTCCCCCAGACAGGCAGAGTCGGCATGGAAGCTGCTGCAGCAGGCCTCGGGCCGGCCTCCCATGGACGTCCTCCCCCAGTCCTCCGATGAGCCCATCCCCCTGCACGATGCCCCCGCGGGGGTCTTCCGCCTTCGAGCTGGGGACCCTTTCCAGGAAGCCAAGGTGGCCGTGTGGCTCCGGGTCCTGTCGCTGAGCTGTGTCCTGGTCTGTGAGCCCCACGAGAACCTGCTGCTGGCGGAGAGCACGCTGCGCCTGCTCGGCCGCCTGCTCCTGGAGCACCTGAAGTTGCTGTCGTCGGGCAGCGACCTCCTGCTCCGAGGGGACCGCATCGAGCTCATCCTCGGCCACTTCCTGCCGCAGGGCCAGCTGCTCTTTCTCAATGACCAGTTTGTCCAGGGCTTGGAGAAGGAGCTGAGCGCCAGCTTGTACCGGTGAGGGCCTCCCGCCGGCCGGCAACCTACCCTCCGGCCCTCCGCGGTCCCCAGCTCCGGCACCTTCCTACTCGGGCTGCTCCACTCTGGGCCTGCCATCGGTCGCGGAGACCC harbors:
- the AP5S1 gene encoding AP-5 complex subunit sigma-1, encoding MVHAFLIHTQSVAATGDAAFCRVLYSRVFGSERSPDDPRPHGLERDRLLRKEQLLAVARQAESAWKLLQQASGRPPMDVLPQSSDEPIPLHDAPAGVFRLRAGDPFQEAKVAVWLRVLSLSCVLVCEPHENLLLAESTLRLLGRLLLEHLKLLSSGSDLLLRGDRIELILGHFLPQGQLLFLNDQFVQGLEKELSASLYR